Genomic window (Nicotiana tomentosiformis unplaced genomic scaffold, ASM39032v3 Un00264, whole genome shotgun sequence):
TAAGATAAACTGAAGTTTGAATTGAGTAATATTGAGGTAGTTAGTCTAGGAAGTCAAGAGGTTGATAAGACTACACAACAATGAGATGTTTCTTGAGAAATTTTAGGTAGATCAGTTAGTGTTGAAATGCATCCCTCCATATTAAGATAAGGTTGAGTCAAGTCTGCTTCGAGCTAGCAAGGGTCATTCCTTGGGATAAAGGTATTGCCCATTGGCACTTTTTGTTTGTGTTTATGCCGAGATATTGTGTATGGTTCTTTGCTTATCTTTAATTGCATATTTTGTACTTGgcatgttcaaagttggaatgacgaaggcattttGTTCTGCTACCCAAATACTTTTATCCTTTTTTAAGAAAATATACAACTAGGCTAGctgcctagtggctaatatataaatataaagccAAAATGGGTACAAACTTTACAAAATGTCTAAGCCAATGCAAAAATGTAAACTACTAATAGTTAACACTATGAATGAAAAATTTACTActaatgaactagctattacaaAGTAGCAGGATGTATGCATCTATCTCCAAGTAGTGTAAGTGAATCCAATAGCCAAGGGAAAATACCAAGTAGCACCTTTAAAGCTCTTACCAGGCTCCAGGGTATGCATTCCATTGAACAATCCAATGGAAAAGGCTAATATGAATTCCAGATAAATACACCAATGTATAGAAGCAATCCCAAACTGCCAAATCAGTATGTCCAGCTTGTTCTCTTCCATCTTGATCTCCATTTCACAGCAAATACGCCCTGTGTAAACTCAGACATGACACTTGCAGGCCAGTCTCTCAAACCTGTACATACAGAAGTATAACACACCAACTACCAGCTTAACACTATAGGGGTATATACTGCCTTCTCATCTCCAGAATGAGCATGAAACCACACTCGTACCACTAGAAAATGATGGAACAATATACCCCATATGATGTCTATAACAATATGCAGTAGTAGTTCTTGTGACTTAGCATAAATGCCATTGTCCAATCTACATCCACACAGTATATGATCATACACTGAATGTGTAGTAATGACTGTCCTTCGTGCAGTAGTATCATCATATAATAGACAGTACAACGTCCTAATAAGAAAGGAGGTATCATCTTGTAAGTTTGCATTTGATCTACTGACTTGCATGTTGTCCCTAATGATTCTACACAGTGTAAAACTACCTCCAGACTAAGCATGTTGCCATGCTAATACCGCTGGAAAGTCGCTGCATACTATAcagataagagaagaagaaagtgCAATGACAAGAACAAGCAGTGAACTCAGGGACTCCTTCATCAGTCTGGTGCTTTTCTTTTGGCAATCTTGACCCTAAGGTTAGGGATTTGAGCTTTGTCCATGTTCACCAGTGTTTTTGCTTCAATAGGTAGATCCTGAAAAGAGTGATATGTGACtgtacctgcaaaagaaaaaACCAGGTTAGCTAAAAAATCAGCAACTTCATTGCCCTCCCTTAGCACATGCTGAAAGGGTACATTGTAGTTGCTCTTGATCTCCATTATCTTCCTTACTTACGGCCCTAAACACCAAGGAGATTCCCATTCCCCATCAATAATCTTCCTCATCACCAAAAAATCAGTCTCCATAATAAGAGGATGCAGCTGCCTTTCCACACAATATACCAGCCCTTCTAATATTGCCTTAACTTTTGCCACTATATTTGTTGTTTCCCTATCACCTCAGCCTTGGCATATACCACATTACCAGCACAATCTCTCACACAAAAGCCATAGGAACTAGGTCAAGGATTGCCTCTAGATGCACCATCAGTGTTATATTTGAACCACCCTTCATAAGGAAGTTGCCATGTTACTCTCTTCGTTACAATATATGGCTTGTAGCCTTCAAAAGATCTGATCATATCTGGCCATAAGAGAGGAATATTTGGGAGCCATGGATATCTCACTCTTGCTAGATAATGTAGTGTCTTGTTCACCTCGTGAATTAACCTATTGTAAGACACTGAACCTCCATACTTCATAGTATTTCTCCTCTTCCAAATTTCCCATATAATGACTACTGGAGCTGCTTGAAACAATGGCTTAAGTTTGGGGCAGCATGGTGTATTCTACTATGCCCTTATTACTTGATGAACCTGCACCAAATTCACTACCAATCCTGCTGCCTGAAGGAAAGTCTTCCACACCTTAATTGCAGTATCACTTGTTAAGAACAAGTGTTGAAATGAATCTTATTTTAGTTGTAAACAACACCAGCACTTTGATACCACCATGTAACCACTTCTCTTCCACAAATCATCAGTAGGGATCTTACCTTTCCATAGTCTTCATAAGAAGAAGGAGATCTTGAAAGATAAACCTTTAGTCCACAGCTTGTTGAACTCAGAATTAGGTGGTTCCCTATGCCTTAGAATTCTCCAAGCACTACTAACTGAAAATTTACCTAAAGGAGTAGGCATCCATCTTGGAGTATCCCATTATTCATTTGTATTGTCAAATTTTGCTTCCAGTCTAATAGGATCAGCAATATCCCTTGGGAAGGATTGCTCCAGGAGTTTCTCATTCCATCCATCATCAGCTCTCAAGTCAGCTACTTCATGTAGTtcttcattgattggaaagtctGGAGGAACAACATGATATTAAGCTCCTAATACAGTCCAATTCTCATGCCAAACATTAGTTGATCCCCTATTCATTTCCCATGATATTTTATGCTCAACCTCTTCCCTAGCCTCCAACATTTTCCTCCATACATGAGACCCCATTCCAAATTAAATAACTGTTTGCATCTCCTTCTTACAGTATTTATTCCACATAAAATTAGACCATAAGGACTTTGAGGTCCTAAACATCCACCATAGCTTGGAAAATAATGCTTTGGAGACATCAAACAGTGATCTAAAACCTACTCCTCCTTCCTCCTTAGGTAGGCAAAGATTTTGCCATTTTGTCCAATGTCTACTTCTTCCTTCCTCCTTGTTATTCCGGAAAAACCTGGCAAAGGTTTTATGTAGATGTTCAAGTACATTATCAGGTGGATCAAGTACATATAGGATATGTGTAGGCATGCTTTGTAGGACACTAGATATCAAAGTAGCTTTTCCCCCATATGACAGTAGTTTCCCTTCCAAGAATGTAGCTCTGCCTTTACCTTCTTTATCAGATCATTGTAGTAATCCTTCCTTCTTCTTGTGTAGAATATTTGACATCCAAGATAGGTCAATGGAAACTCACCCCTTGTGAATCCAGTAATAGCCCCTATAGAATTTAACAATGTTCCAACCACATTATAATGCATATAAAAGGAACTCTTTGCCTTGTTGATCATTTGGCCGGAAGTGTGCTCATACTTGGACAAACTTCTATAATATTTTCTAAAGAGTATGAATCAGCAGAAGCAAAGATTATAGTGTCATAAACATAGGCTAAGTGATTCGATGTATCAGTCCACTTAGGCATGCCAAAGCCTTTAAACCTCTTGTCTTCAAATAGCTTATTCAAAGACCCCAGACAATACTTCTACTGAAAGTATAAACAATGCTGGAGACAGAGGATCTCCTTGCTTGACACCTTTTGTGGAGTGAAAAAAGTCTGAAGCTTGACCATTAATCAGAACTGAGTACCAGCTGTTGGCAAGTAGattccacaccatgttgatgaagCATTCTGGAAACCCCATTTTCCTTAACGCATGCATCAAGTACTTTCACGACACCCTATCATATGCCTTTGCCATGTAAAGTTTGATGACTACATTGGTAGGTTTTCTCCTTAATATTTTGTCACTAACAATCTCCTGAGTtaacaaaatattttcaaatatacttctcccCTTGACAAAGCCTGATTGATTGGAAGAGATAAAAGTAGGTAGTATCTTCTCCAGCCTATCATGAACAACTCTCGAGATCACTTTGCTTATGAAATTGCTCAAACATATAGTTCTGAGTTTAGAGAATGTTTGGACCATTGGCCTTTTTGGTAGCAACACAAGGTTTGTGTGAGTTATAGACTTAGGCAAAGAACATCCTATATAAACCAGTTTCAGCATATTGTGTATGTCTTCCCCTACTATATCCCAGCATACTTGAAAGAAAATACTAGTGAAGCTATCTGGACCACTTGTACTCTCACCACTCAATGCAAACACTGCTGCCTTCACCTCCTCTCTTGTAGGACTTATACAAAGTTCTAAATTCTGCTCACTAGATACCATTGTAGGCACATTGTTTAGGAGTTCATAGCTTGTAGGGTCATCTTCTTATGTGAAGTGCTTCTGGAAAATTTCAACTGCAGCATCAGACATCAAAACTTGTGAATCAATCCATGCACCATCATTATTCTGAATTCTCTTCAACTGGAGTTTTTGCCTTTTACCATTGACATGATTGTGGAAAAATCTGGTATTTCTGTCCCCTTCTGCAAACCATGTCATTCCTGCTTTTTGTTtccaatactgctcctcaatGCTCAAGTACTTCTTTAATTCAGCTTGAGCTTGTTGAAGTATTATTCTATTCTCCAATGTTCGCTATTCTTCAAACAACATTTCCTTCACTCTAACCACATCTTCTCTAATAGCTAATTACTTGAAAATATCCCCATAAGTGAGCTTGCTATATTTAGAGAGAGCAATCTTAACCCTCTTTAGCTTCTTCTTGAGTATTAAGAAAGTATCTCCAGTGAAGTCAGCCATCCAATTATGTATAATCACCTCCGTAAAAGATTCATGTTTGGTCCAGAAGTTCAAGAACTTGAATGGTATAATAAATTGTAAAGCCTGATCACCATAACTCATCAAAAGTTGAGCATGATCTGAGCCTGTTCTTATGAGATGCTTCACTTCTATATTGGCAAATAGGGCCTGGAAAGGCAAATTCACAAAAATTCTGTCCAAACATTTGAAAATACATTCTGCATTAGGTCTCCCATTCCACCAAGTAAAGGGGCTGCCTTTTGTATCTAAGATCAAAGTGTTCACAAGAGTTAACACAAAAGGCAAAATCTTCAGACTCTGGGGGGTACGCTGGCAATCTTCCTATCTTCTCCTCTTTACTAAGAGTCACATTAAAATCCCCTCCTACCACCCAAGGTAACTCCATATCCCTAGCAAGGTAGTATAGATTATCCCACAATTCTAATCTTTCCAGTGATGAGCACTTTGCATATACAAAGGTCATCATAATGTGCTTACCAATGTCTTGATGGTACACCTTGATGATTAACTGCTACTTAATATCAATCAACAAATCCCATTCCACCACAACATAAAAGAATAACCATATCTTTCCATTAATATTTGATATTGCAGCTTCCATACCTAGCCTCTTTCTGTAATTCTGAATAAATCTCTCCTTTTGAAATGGCTCTATAAGTGCTACAATGAAAAAACTATGTTCCCTCTGCATGTTGATAACTCTCTGAAAGGTCTGTTGTGTCTtaacagaccttatgttccatattaatgttTTAATCATCATCTTGTTGTTCAGGCTGCCCCCTTGGGCAATATTCTTGTAGGTTGAAGTCGCTCCTTAGCTTGTGTTTGCTTCTTTCCTTTCTTTCCACTTCTAGATGAAATCCTAGGTGACAAATCTCCTTCCCTTGCTACCCCTTTAAGATTTCCAACAGTAGGCTCATCATCACCTTCATCTTCTAACTGTTGTTGATCCACTAATGCATTATGACTATCCTCAGGCAGTACCTTGTGTGTAATGATATCATGGAGCACCTGATTCGGATATTTCAATGCTGCATTGATCTGAATTTGCATTGGATAACCAGTACCTGAAGCACATGGCATGGGCAGAGTTTCAGTTGCACCTGATTCCCTGGGTACTATAGCCTGCTCCAGCTGCTCATGCTTCATAGATGAATCCTTAAATACCTCAGCACCATTACCTTTAACAACTAAAGACTCCTGTATAGCTCTAAATTGAAGCTCATAGACAGAACCTAAGCTAGGGTTCTCTGTGGCAGGATTCCCAGGAATTACCCTTCCATTGAACTCACCAGCCTTACCACCAGCTGTGTGAAGTTTTGACCCAACTGTATTCTCCAAACCATCCACATTAAAAGTCCTAGCTTGAATATTCCCTGAAACCTCCACCGAACCATCATCAACATTGATCAAAACTACCTCAACACTTCTAGTATTTACTGTTCCATTGGATTGCTTCTTAGCTGATGCTGCAGTAGATGATCCTCCTTGATTACTGACTTCTTTTGTTGCTCCTCTATCACCCCCAGCT
Coding sequences:
- the LOC138903978 gene encoding uncharacterized protein is translated as MTFVYAKCSSLERLELWDNLYYLARDMELPWVVGGDFNVTLSKEEKIGRLPAYPPESEDFAFCVNSCEHFDLRYKRQPLYLALFANIEVKHLIRTGSDHAQLLMSYGDQALQFIIPFKFLNFWTKHESFTEVIIHNWMADFTGDTFLILKKKLKRVKIALSKYSKLTYGDIFKIILQQAQAELKKYLSIEEQYWKQKAGMTWFAEGDRNTRFFHNHVNGKRQKLQLKRIQNNDGAWIDSQVLMSDAAVEIFQKHFT